Genomic window (Candidatus Binatia bacterium):
ACTTTCGGGCGGGCAAATCGAGCCAATTGCTCGGCCTGCGCTTCGTCGAGCACTCCGAGGCGTCGCAACGCCGCCACGGTGGACGGGCCTCGCCCCCGCGAGTTGCCGTCGAGCACCTTCGAGACGTAACCGTACCCTTGCGCGATCGCGGCGATGCCGTGCACGCCCTCGGCCCCGGCCTTCGCGGCGACGTTGCCCCTGCCGGCGATCATCAGCTCGGTGTCGATCTGGCCGGTGCCGGCGACGTACTCCGGATTTGCGAGCATCGCGTCGCGAACCGCGCGCAGCGCCGCCGCGTCGCTCTCTCCGATTCCGGCCAGCGTCGCGAGCCGCGCGAACGAGAGCGCCGCCTTGCGCAGGCTCGTCGCGTAGACCGGGATGCCGCAGCCGTCAATGCCGACCGGCCAACGCGAGGGATCCTCATCGGAAAGGCGAGCGCAGAGCGCGAGGATGCTCTCTTGCGCGGGGTTCTCCGCGCGCAGATACGTCGCGGGATCCGCGCCGAGGATCTTTGCGAGCGCGAGAATCCCGGCGTGCTTCCCCGAGCAGTTGTTGTGCAGCGCCGACGGCTTCTGGCCCGCGCGGCGCAGCGCGCTCGCCGCCTCGTCGTCGTATGGCGGGTGCACGCCGCACTGCAGCGCCGATTCGTCCATGCCGATCTTCTCGAGAATCGAGCGTACGGCTTCGACGTGGAACGGCTCGCCCGAGTGCGACGCGGCCATAACGGCGATCTCGCGCGCGTCGAAGCCAAAACGCTGTGCCGCGCCCGCTTCGAGCACGGCCGCGGCGATGAACGGCTTCGCCGCGGACCGCAGGTAGACCGGAACGTCGATCTCGCCCGCTTGAAGAATCACGTCGCCGCGCGCATCCACGGCGCACGCGGCGACGCGGTGTGCCGACTCGACGAGGTCGCCTCGGGTGACTTCGACGAGCAGCGGCGCGCTCAAACCAGGGCGGGTTCTACGATCGTCGCTTCTTGTTCGGCGAAGACCGGATTGCTCAAATAGCGCTCGCCGGTGTCGCAGCCGATCGTGACGACCGTCTTTCCCCTGAGCTCCGGCCGGGCGGCAACGTGCAGCGACGCCCAGACGTTCGCGCCGCCCGAGATGCCGACGAGCATCCCCTCTTCGCGCGCGAGACGACGCGCCGTCGCGATCGCGTCGGCGTCGGTCACGCGAATGACCTCGTCGTAGATCTCGGTGTTGAGCACCTTCGGCACGAAGCCCGCGCCGGTTCCCTGAATCTTGTGCGGACCGGGCTTACCGCCGGAGAGGACCGGCGACGCGTCGGGCTCGACGGCGATCACTCTCACGCCAGGCTTGCGCTCTTTGAGCACCTCGCCGACGCCGGTTATCGTTCCGCCCGTTCCGATCGCGGAGACGATGACGTCGACCGCGCCGTCGGTGTCGCGCCAGATCTCCTCCGCGGTCGTGCGCCGGTGGATCTCCGGATTCGCCGGATTCTCGAACTGCTGCGGCATGAAGTACTTGCTCGGAGCGGTCGCCAGAATCTCGTTTGCGCGGCGGAGCGCGCCGGGCATTCCCTCCGTGCCCGGCGTGAGGACGACCTGCGCGCCGTACGCCTTGAGCAGGTTGCGGCGCTCGATCGTCATCGTCTCCGGCATGACGAGGATGAGCGGATATCCCTTCGCCGCGGCGACGAACGCGAGCGCGATTCCCGTGTTGCCGCTCGTCGGCTCGAGGATCGTCATCCCGGGAAGCAGACGCCCGTCGCGTTCAGCGGCCTCGATCATCGCGACGCCGATGCGATCCTTCACCGAGCCGGCGGGGTTGAACGACTCCATCTTGACGAGCACCGTCGCCCCGAGGTCTTTTGCGAGCCGCGGGAGTTTGACCAGCGGCGTGTTGCCGAACGTGTCGGCCAAATTCTCGTATATGCGTGCCATAGTACCGTCATCAACCCCCGGCGGTAATCGAGCGTTTCAGGCCGCTTTCCGCGGACCGGCCGTTTTCCCCGGCCCGGCAGAGGAAGCCGCCGAGCCTGCGGGTATCAGCGAGCATGCACCGCTCACCGGCCGCGCGCGCCGCATGCGCGCTCATCGCCCTCACCTGGCTGATTCCCGCCCGCCCCGCCGTCGCGCAGACGCAACCGAGCCTCGACGCCGCGCTCGACGCGATCGCGGCGTTTGCGCCGCGCGCGATGCGCGAGCAAGGCACGCCCGGACTCTCCATCGCGATCACCGACCGCTCGAAGACGCTGCGGATCGTCACGTTGGGATACGCCAATCGGGACCTGCGCACGCCGGTGACTCCGCAGACGCGGTTCGCGATCGGCTCGATCACGAAGTCCATGACCGCGCTCGCGGTGCTGCAGCTCCACGACGCAGGCAGCGTCGATCTCAACGCCCCCGCGAAACGCTACCTGCCGTGGTTCGCAATCGACTCGGGCGGCAAGCAGGTGCTCGTGCACGAACTGCTCTCGCACACGGCCGGGATTCCCGACGACTACGCGCTCGAGATGGGCTATCAATTCGACGTCTACGCGCTGCGCCGCGCGAAGACGCTCTTTCCGCCGGGCTCGGCGTGGTCGTACTCGAACGACGGCTACGCTACGCTCGGCGCGATCGTCGCGAGCCTCGACCGGCGGCCCTGGGCGACGTCGCTGCAGGCACGCGTCTTCGATCCGATCGGCATGACCGCGAGCTCGAGCGTCTTCACGCCCGCCGAACAAGATAGCGCCGCGGTCGGCTATCAGTTCCGCGA
Coding sequences:
- a CDS encoding asparaginase, with amino-acid sequence MSAPLLVEVTRGDLVESAHRVAACAVDARGDVILQAGEIDVPVYLRSAAKPFIAAAVLEAGAAQRFGFDAREIAVMAASHSGEPFHVEAVRSILEKIGMDESALQCGVHPPYDDEAASALRRAGQKPSALHNNCSGKHAGILALAKILGADPATYLRAENPAQESILALCARLSDEDPSRWPVGIDGCGIPVYATSLRKAALSFARLATLAGIGESDAAALRAVRDAMLANPEYVAGTGQIDTELMIAGRGNVAAKAGAEGVHGIAAIAQGYGYVSKVLDGNSRGRGPSTVAALRRLGVLDEAQAEQLARFARPKVYNRAGRAVGEIRVSEHAV
- the cysK gene encoding cysteine synthase A, translating into MARIYENLADTFGNTPLVKLPRLAKDLGATVLVKMESFNPAGSVKDRIGVAMIEAAERDGRLLPGMTILEPTSGNTGIALAFVAAAKGYPLILVMPETMTIERRNLLKAYGAQVVLTPGTEGMPGALRRANEILATAPSKYFMPQQFENPANPEIHRRTTAEEIWRDTDGAVDVIVSAIGTGGTITGVGEVLKERKPGVRVIAVEPDASPVLSGGKPGPHKIQGTGAGFVPKVLNTEIYDEVIRVTDADAIATARRLAREEGMLVGISGGANVWASLHVAARPELRGKTVVTIGCDTGERYLSNPVFAEQEATIVEPALV